One stretch of Chryseobacterium fluminis DNA includes these proteins:
- a CDS encoding nucleoside phosphorylase, with protein MLNKLAASELVLNDDGSVYHLNLLPEDIAEKIILVGDPDRVAKVSKYFDKVEVQKNKREFYTHTGTLRGERITVMSTGIGTENIDIVMNELDALVNIDLKNKEFKTEHKTLQLFRMGTCGSVNPDVQVDNMLVTQNVVGLDGLMHFYQDYSFENEFSKNFLEKFPYTKIKPMLYFADWSEDLGELYKDARYHGNTATFPGFYAPQGRQLRLKALDDQFLETLNDLGVTNFEMETSAIYALSKLLGHQAITVNNVIANRRRGEFSADHHASEKNLINWVLDRIIR; from the coding sequence ATGCTGAATAAACTAGCAGCTTCAGAACTGGTTCTGAACGACGACGGAAGTGTTTATCACTTAAATCTTTTACCGGAAGATATTGCAGAAAAAATCATTCTTGTAGGAGATCCTGACCGGGTAGCCAAAGTGTCAAAATATTTTGACAAAGTGGAAGTTCAGAAAAATAAGAGAGAATTTTATACCCATACGGGAACCCTGAGAGGGGAAAGGATAACGGTAATGTCAACAGGTATTGGTACCGAAAATATCGATATTGTTATGAATGAGCTGGATGCCCTGGTAAATATTGATCTTAAAAATAAAGAATTCAAAACAGAACATAAGACTCTTCAGCTTTTCAGAATGGGAACATGCGGAAGTGTGAATCCTGATGTACAGGTTGACAATATGCTGGTGACCCAAAATGTGGTGGGATTAGACGGTCTGATGCATTTTTATCAGGACTATTCGTTCGAAAATGAATTTTCTAAAAACTTCCTGGAAAAATTCCCTTATACGAAGATTAAACCGATGCTTTATTTTGCCGACTGGTCTGAAGATTTGGGAGAATTGTATAAAGATGCCAGATACCACGGCAATACGGCTACTTTCCCGGGATTTTATGCTCCCCAGGGTAGACAGCTCCGTTTAAAAGCCTTGGATGATCAGTTTCTGGAAACCCTGAATGATTTGGGGGTAACCAATTTTGAAATGGAAACTTCTGCGATCTATGCGCTTTCAAAATTATTGGGCCACCAGGCGATTACCGTGAATAATGTGATTGCCAACAGAAGACGCGGAGAGTTTTCAGCAGATCATCACGCTTCTGAAAAAAATCTCATCAACTGGGTTCTGGACAGAATTATCAGATAA
- the map gene encoding type I methionyl aminopeptidase, whose protein sequence is MIQLKTIDELRLMKESAQLVSRTLGMLAKEIKPGITTLYLDKLAHDFIKDHGAEPAFLGYGGFPYSLCISPNEQVVHGFPSNEEIREGDVLSVDCGAVLNGFVGDHAYTFEIGEVKPETKKLLKVAKESLYKGIAQCVRGKRIGDISHAIQSHCEKEGYGVVKELVGHGVGRKMHEDPQVPNYGRQGSGKVIKDGLTIAIEPMINLGTEKVKFHNDGWTVTTLDNQPSAHFEHDVAVYNGKPVLLSTFQYIYDALGIVSDEEKPFQMDF, encoded by the coding sequence ATGATTCAATTAAAAACAATAGACGAGCTTCGTCTTATGAAAGAAAGTGCCCAGTTAGTTTCCAGAACGTTAGGAATGCTGGCGAAAGAAATAAAACCTGGGATTACCACTTTATATTTGGATAAATTAGCGCATGATTTTATTAAAGATCACGGTGCAGAACCTGCATTCCTGGGATATGGAGGCTTTCCGTATTCGCTGTGTATCTCTCCGAACGAACAGGTCGTTCATGGCTTTCCAAGCAACGAAGAGATCAGAGAAGGAGATGTACTTTCTGTAGACTGTGGTGCTGTCTTAAACGGGTTTGTGGGTGATCATGCCTACACTTTCGAAATAGGAGAAGTAAAGCCTGAGACTAAAAAATTATTGAAAGTAGCCAAAGAATCTCTCTACAAAGGAATTGCACAATGTGTGAGAGGAAAGAGAATCGGAGATATTTCCCATGCCATTCAGTCCCACTGTGAAAAAGAAGGCTATGGTGTTGTTAAAGAGCTCGTAGGACATGGAGTCGGAAGAAAAATGCACGAAGATCCGCAGGTTCCGAATTACGGAAGACAGGGAAGTGGTAAAGTAATCAAAGACGGGTTGACCATTGCTATCGAACCAATGATCAATCTTGGTACGGAAAAAGTGAAATTCCATAATGACGGATGGACAGTCACTACCCTGGACAACCAGCCTTCGGCGCACTTTGAGCATGACGTGGCTGTTTATAACGGAAAACCGGTGTTGCTTTCTACCTTCCAATATATCTATGATGCCTTAGGGATCGTAAGTGATGAAGAAAAGCCATTTCAAATGGATTTTTAA
- a CDS encoding translation initiation factor, translating to MDLRDQLKNLFPEHDEQDFEMPKDEFKQQEPLVCKFEKKGRNGKPVTIVEGWEGSDEDLKKISKKIKTTLGIGGSEKDGTIIIQGDNRDKIMDILKEMGYKTKRVGG from the coding sequence ATGGATTTAAGAGATCAATTGAAAAACCTTTTTCCTGAGCACGATGAGCAGGATTTTGAGATGCCTAAGGATGAATTTAAGCAGCAGGAGCCTCTGGTATGTAAATTTGAGAAAAAAGGAAGAAACGGAAAGCCTGTCACGATTGTTGAAGGCTGGGAAGGCAGTGATGAGGACCTGAAGAAAATTTCGAAAAAAATAAAAACCACACTGGGAATCGGTGGTTCTGAAAAGGACGGAACGATTATCATTCAGGGAGATAACCGTGATAAAATAATGGATATCCTTAAGGAAATGGGATATAAAACTAAAAGAGTCGGCGGATAA
- a CDS encoding alkaline phosphatase PhoX, translating to MKKKLLSIATLALMTSSAFQAQTFIFNKNSAWSYKDNNVAQPAQWKEKTYDVSSWSTGNGPLGYGDPVTTTISSGLVTAYFAKDITVNLSDLTDTMELGIMRDDGIVVYLNGEEIVRDNMPAGTITFDTWSSTTIDGTAESTYNIFSIPKSKFVNGTNRISIELHNRGAASSDLRIDAYLKTVANTTNPPVACNAAHISCFTSIVPTAQTNKLIIPTEHKYQLILKEGDSYTEGGGLVGGQNDFTAYVPKTGSSTNGFLSVNHETNPGGVTMAEINYNATSKLWQLSRSRAVSFSDPSLVQTIRNCSGGVTPWGTVVTAEESVTSNDVNADGMKDYGWLVEIDPTTAQVVSKNADGSKGKLWQMGIMNHENVVINNAGTTAYYGEDGGTHMVYKYVMDTPNNLASGNLYVLKLDQGLTTAGDPVTTTATWVQVPNKMKADQNNTTALAQSLGGTRFNGVEDVDISPLDGKIYFTAKGLDRVYRMQDNGTTVTQMETFAGGSSTVYSFDTAQGTKSEAWGDGNDNLTFDELGNLWVLQDGGKNYIWVIAPDHTAANPKVKLFASMPAGSEPTGLTFTPDHKFGFFSIQHPDSTIATDVDATGNTIDYKGKSATIVVALKNNLGTTGSLGTVDVQKENTVTIAPNPTSGVVKINSPKGLKDIVVTAYSIDGKIVFSRKFQGTNKSLDLDFTSQLEASRVLILNIEAEGGFQQTVKLLKK from the coding sequence ATGAAGAAAAAACTACTCTCAATTGCGACTCTGGCGTTGATGACAAGTTCTGCTTTTCAGGCGCAGACTTTTATTTTCAACAAAAACTCAGCGTGGAGCTATAAAGACAACAATGTGGCTCAGCCTGCTCAGTGGAAAGAAAAGACCTATGATGTTTCTTCGTGGTCTACGGGTAACGGACCTCTTGGATATGGCGATCCGGTAACGACCACCATCAGCTCAGGACTGGTAACCGCTTACTTTGCTAAGGATATCACCGTAAACCTTTCAGACCTTACGGATACCATGGAACTGGGAATCATGAGGGATGATGGTATTGTCGTATACCTTAACGGCGAAGAAATCGTAAGAGACAATATGCCGGCGGGAACGATTACTTTCGATACCTGGTCCAGTACTACCATCGACGGGACTGCAGAAAGTACCTATAATATCTTCTCTATACCGAAATCAAAATTTGTAAACGGGACCAACAGGATTTCTATTGAATTACACAACAGAGGTGCCGCAAGTTCTGATCTCAGGATCGATGCTTACCTTAAAACCGTAGCCAATACAACAAATCCGCCGGTAGCCTGTAATGCAGCGCATATCAGCTGCTTTACCTCTATTGTTCCCACGGCGCAGACCAATAAATTAATTATTCCTACGGAGCATAAGTATCAGCTCATCCTGAAAGAAGGCGACAGCTATACAGAGGGCGGTGGACTGGTTGGCGGTCAGAACGATTTTACAGCCTATGTTCCTAAAACCGGAAGCAGCACCAACGGATTTCTGTCAGTAAACCACGAAACCAATCCTGGTGGGGTAACGATGGCGGAGATCAACTATAACGCAACATCAAAACTTTGGCAGTTATCACGGTCAAGAGCGGTAAGCTTTTCAGATCCAAGTCTGGTCCAGACGATCAGAAACTGTTCAGGAGGGGTAACACCTTGGGGAACCGTAGTCACAGCGGAAGAATCTGTAACATCCAATGACGTGAATGCCGATGGGATGAAAGACTACGGATGGCTGGTCGAAATAGATCCCACAACTGCTCAGGTAGTTTCTAAAAATGCAGACGGATCAAAAGGAAAGCTGTGGCAGATGGGGATCATGAATCATGAAAATGTGGTGATCAATAACGCGGGAACCACCGCTTACTACGGAGAAGACGGCGGAACACACATGGTATATAAATATGTAATGGATACGCCGAACAACCTTGCATCTGGAAATCTTTATGTATTGAAACTGGATCAGGGATTGACAACGGCAGGAGATCCGGTAACAACTACCGCTACGTGGGTTCAGGTTCCTAACAAAATGAAAGCAGACCAGAACAATACAACTGCATTGGCGCAATCTCTTGGGGGAACACGATTCAATGGAGTGGAGGATGTAGACATCAGCCCGCTGGATGGTAAAATCTATTTTACAGCCAAAGGTTTAGACAGGGTATACCGTATGCAGGACAACGGAACTACCGTTACCCAGATGGAAACCTTTGCAGGAGGATCTTCCACGGTTTATTCTTTCGATACCGCTCAGGGAACAAAATCTGAAGCCTGGGGAGACGGAAACGATAACCTTACGTTTGATGAACTTGGAAACCTTTGGGTATTACAGGACGGTGGCAAAAACTATATCTGGGTAATTGCTCCGGATCATACTGCCGCCAATCCTAAAGTGAAGCTTTTTGCTTCCATGCCTGCAGGTTCAGAACCGACCGGTCTTACCTTTACGCCTGACCATAAATTTGGTTTCTTCTCTATTCAGCATCCGGATTCTACCATTGCGACAGATGTAGATGCAACAGGAAATACCATCGATTATAAAGGGAAATCGGCAACCATCGTAGTGGCCCTTAAAAATAATCTGGGAACAACAGGTTCTTTAGGAACTGTAGATGTACAGAAAGAAAATACGGTAACCATTGCTCCGAACCCGACCTCAGGAGTTGTAAAAATCAATTCTCCTAAAGGATTGAAAGATATCGTAGTAACAGCCTACAGCATCGACGGGAAAATTGTTTTCAGCAGGAAATTCCAGGGAACAAACAAATCATTGGATCTTGATTTCACTTCTCAGCTGGAAGCATCAAGAGTGTTGATCTTAAATATTGAAGCAGAGGGCGGATTCCAGCAGACCGTTAAGCTTCTGAAAAAATAA
- the gpmI gene encoding 2,3-bisphosphoglycerate-independent phosphoglycerate mutase, translating into MSKKAILAILDGWGLGINPDVSALDKANTPFIDGCLKNFPHTTLEASGLAVGLPFGQMGNSEVGHMNLGAGRVVYQNLVKLNMAVENGSLGQQKVIQDAFEYAKRENKKVHFIGLVSDGGVHSHINHLKGLLTAASEFGLHENVFVHAFTDGRDCDPHSGLEFIDELQKHMTLTTGKLATVTGRYYAMDRDKRWERVKLAYDAMTAGVGTRTTDALTAIKHSYENNVTDEFLTPIIMIDSRQTGNVVPVAKIVDHDVVICFNFRTDRGREITEVLSQKDFPEYFMRNLDLYYVTLTNYDKTFQNVHVVFDEEVLHETMGEVLERNGKTQIRIAETEKYPHVTFFFSGGREEEFKGERRLLCPSPKDVPTYDLKPEMSAYDITNAIIPELENGKADFVCLNFANTDMVGHTGVFSAAVTAAEVVDSCIEKVATAAYENGYAVFILADHGNSDVMINEDGSPNTQHSTNLVPFIVMDKDRTWNLKPGKLGDVAPTILNVMGVEIPEIMNGDILVS; encoded by the coding sequence ATGTCGAAAAAAGCAATATTAGCGATCCTTGACGGATGGGGATTGGGTATCAATCCGGATGTTTCTGCACTGGATAAAGCAAACACTCCCTTTATAGATGGTTGTCTTAAAAATTTTCCCCACACGACGCTCGAAGCAAGTGGTCTGGCAGTAGGTCTTCCTTTTGGACAGATGGGAAACTCTGAAGTCGGGCACATGAATCTGGGAGCAGGAAGGGTAGTATACCAGAATCTGGTAAAGCTTAATATGGCTGTGGAAAATGGTTCATTAGGCCAGCAGAAAGTAATTCAGGATGCCTTTGAATACGCAAAAAGGGAAAACAAAAAAGTACATTTCATCGGTTTGGTTTCAGATGGAGGCGTACATTCACATATCAATCATTTAAAAGGATTACTGACAGCCGCCAGTGAGTTTGGCCTGCATGAGAATGTTTTTGTGCACGCTTTTACAGATGGAAGAGATTGTGACCCTCATTCCGGATTAGAATTTATTGATGAACTTCAGAAGCATATGACCCTTACTACGGGAAAACTGGCCACTGTGACCGGACGTTATTATGCCATGGACAGAGATAAAAGATGGGAGCGCGTAAAATTGGCGTATGATGCAATGACTGCAGGGGTAGGAACACGTACTACCGATGCGCTTACTGCTATTAAGCATTCCTACGAAAATAACGTAACAGATGAGTTTTTAACGCCTATCATTATGATCGATTCAAGGCAAACCGGAAACGTAGTGCCTGTAGCGAAGATCGTGGATCATGATGTGGTTATCTGTTTCAATTTCCGTACAGACAGAGGAAGGGAAATTACAGAAGTACTATCCCAGAAGGATTTCCCGGAATATTTCATGCGAAATCTCGACCTTTACTATGTTACATTGACCAATTATGATAAAACATTCCAGAACGTACATGTTGTTTTTGATGAAGAGGTGCTTCATGAAACGATGGGTGAGGTCTTGGAAAGAAACGGAAAAACGCAGATCAGAATCGCTGAAACCGAAAAATATCCTCACGTGACATTTTTCTTTTCCGGAGGAAGAGAAGAAGAATTTAAAGGAGAAAGAAGATTGCTTTGTCCAAGCCCGAAGGATGTGCCGACTTATGACCTGAAACCTGAGATGTCAGCGTATGATATTACCAACGCCATCATTCCCGAACTGGAAAACGGAAAGGCTGATTTTGTATGTTTGAATTTTGCAAATACAGACATGGTAGGACATACCGGTGTTTTTTCGGCAGCCGTAACAGCAGCGGAAGTGGTAGACAGCTGTATTGAAAAGGTAGCGACTGCTGCTTATGAAAACGGATATGCCGTTTTTATCCTGGCGGATCACGGAAATTCAGACGTCATGATTAATGAAGACGGATCACCAAACACACAGCATTCTACTAATCTTGTTCCTTTCATCGTTATGGATAAAGACCGTACCTGGAATTTAAAACCGGGTAAACTGGGTGATGTGGCTCCAACGATTTTAAACGTTATGGGAGTGGAAATTCCGGAAATTATGAACGGAGATATTTTAGTTAGCTAA
- a CDS encoding BT0820 family HAD-type phosphatase produces the protein MMNNKKIAVDFDGTIVDDAYPAIGKPKIFAFETLRRLQAEGYRLILWTYRHGKTLDEAVEFCKKNGIEFYAVNSSFDGEVFDSASQSRKLDADWFIDDRNLGGFPGWGEIYNIIQERIEFRVEGKEVLAYSKLKKEKKKGLFW, from the coding sequence ATGATGAACAATAAGAAAATTGCTGTTGATTTTGACGGAACTATAGTGGATGATGCATATCCGGCAATTGGCAAACCAAAAATTTTTGCCTTCGAAACATTGAGAAGACTTCAGGCTGAAGGATACCGATTAATTCTCTGGACGTACAGACACGGAAAAACACTGGATGAGGCGGTAGAATTCTGTAAAAAGAACGGAATAGAATTTTATGCCGTCAATTCAAGTTTCGATGGTGAAGTATTTGATTCTGCAAGCCAGTCCAGAAAACTGGATGCAGACTGGTTTATTGATGACAGAAATTTAGGTGGCTTTCCGGGTTGGGGCGAGATCTACAATATTATTCAGGAAAGAATAGAATTCCGGGTAGAAGGCAAAGAAGTCCTGGCCTACTCAAAGCTTAAAAAAGAAAAGAAAAAGGGATTATTCTGGTAG
- a CDS encoding cytochrome-c peroxidase: MRFYPIFIVLLLIGFAVMSFNPVYKSTETENTAVTEGLADFKSKLERLKIDAYHFSEDKISPEELRKSLRNTRNSFKEIEFYVAYHYPEFTKTHLNAAPLFHIEAAGTSAYTLPPEGLQVLDELIFSDEATAEKEKIKTMTDFLYNSYSGFYLSSVKNGLSRGKNKTLPLRIELIRIYSLGVTGFDTPGSLNISEEAGHAFSGMKKYINNDIYFKNYNLQNANRILTDGVAYLSENTDFETFDRIEFYKLYIQPLYREFGSWDGNENDLKEFSGWNVNSTNFFSSDFLDPYFYTLLKSGEDNAELRKLGKDLFYDQYLSENSKMSCASCHLPENAFTDLKPKSESNLEGKTVLRNAPSLYNAVFAKRFFYDLRAFYLEQQAEHVIYNDQEFNTSYESIIKKLKTKPGYKKAFKAAFKDGKITKENFSKALSSYVASLYSFESDFDKFMRNEKEISDDARKGYNLFMGKANCGTCHFAPHFSGLVPPFFNENESEVLGVTKKPINHKPLELDGDKGRIDSPVKKENSWIYENSFKTTTVRNTALTKPYFHNGAFSSLEEVLDFYNEGGGEGLGLIIKNQTLSPDKLNLTSTEMKQIIAFLNSLTDISETKAK, translated from the coding sequence ATGAGGTTTTATCCGATATTTATTGTTCTTCTTCTGATAGGCTTTGCCGTCATGTCATTCAATCCTGTTTACAAAAGTACAGAAACTGAAAATACTGCCGTCACCGAGGGGCTTGCCGATTTTAAAAGCAAACTGGAACGCCTGAAAATTGATGCATACCATTTTTCGGAAGATAAAATTTCTCCTGAAGAACTCCGGAAATCATTAAGGAATACACGGAATTCTTTTAAGGAAATTGAATTTTATGTCGCATACCACTATCCTGAGTTTACAAAGACCCATCTTAATGCAGCACCGCTGTTTCATATTGAAGCGGCCGGAACCAGTGCGTATACGCTTCCTCCCGAAGGGCTGCAGGTTCTGGATGAACTTATATTCTCCGATGAAGCCACAGCTGAAAAAGAGAAAATAAAAACAATGACCGACTTTTTATACAACAGCTATTCCGGATTTTACTTAAGTTCAGTCAAAAACGGCCTCAGCCGGGGGAAAAATAAAACACTGCCTCTCAGAATTGAGCTGATCAGGATCTACAGTCTGGGCGTAACAGGTTTTGATACCCCCGGATCCTTAAATATATCGGAAGAAGCCGGTCATGCATTTTCAGGGATGAAAAAGTATATTAATAATGATATCTATTTTAAAAATTATAATCTTCAGAACGCCAATCGGATTTTGACTGACGGGGTCGCTTATTTATCAGAAAATACAGATTTTGAAACTTTCGACAGGATAGAATTCTACAAACTGTACATTCAGCCACTGTACCGGGAATTCGGAAGCTGGGACGGAAATGAAAATGATCTGAAAGAATTTTCAGGATGGAATGTTAACAGTACAAACTTTTTCAGCAGTGATTTTCTTGATCCTTATTTCTACACGCTCCTGAAATCCGGTGAAGATAATGCTGAACTCAGAAAATTAGGAAAAGATCTCTTTTATGACCAGTATCTGAGTGAAAATTCAAAGATGAGCTGTGCAAGCTGTCATTTGCCTGAAAATGCCTTTACAGACCTTAAACCAAAATCCGAAAGCAATCTTGAAGGCAAAACAGTGCTCAGGAATGCGCCGTCACTGTATAATGCTGTTTTTGCAAAAAGGTTTTTCTATGATCTCAGGGCTTTTTATCTGGAGCAGCAGGCAGAACATGTGATCTACAATGATCAGGAGTTTAATACCAGCTACGAAAGCATCATTAAAAAGTTAAAAACAAAGCCCGGATATAAAAAAGCCTTTAAAGCCGCCTTTAAAGATGGGAAAATTACTAAAGAAAACTTTTCAAAAGCCCTGAGTTCTTACGTGGCCTCACTGTATTCTTTTGAAAGTGATTTTGATAAATTTATGAGGAATGAAAAAGAGATTTCAGACGATGCCCGAAAAGGATATAATCTCTTTATGGGAAAAGCCAATTGTGGCACGTGTCATTTTGCGCCTCATTTTTCAGGATTGGTTCCTCCTTTTTTCAATGAAAATGAATCTGAAGTGCTCGGGGTCACCAAAAAACCGATTAACCACAAACCTCTCGAACTTGACGGAGATAAGGGACGAATAGACAGTCCGGTAAAAAAAGAAAATTCATGGATCTACGAAAATTCATTTAAGACCACTACAGTAAGAAATACTGCCCTTACAAAACCGTATTTTCACAACGGAGCTTTCAGTTCCCTCGAAGAAGTTCTTGATTTCTACAATGAAGGCGGTGGGGAAGGATTGGGACTGATAATAAAAAATCAGACACTTTCTCCGGATAAACTGAATCTTACCTCAACGGAAATGAAGCAGATTATTGCATTTTTGAACTCATTAACAGACATTAGCGAAACCAAAGCAAAATAG
- a CDS encoding acyl-ACP desaturase yields the protein MYQKLVRKEVMGILEKEVGSFLDKFLTPIEKIWQPSDYLPDPSSPDFKYDLEEIQTFAREMPYDLFVTLIGDCITEEALPSYESWLMGVDGIDQEKNEIGWANWIRAWTGEENRHGDLLSKYLYLCGRVNMRELEVTTQYLINDGFDLGTSMDPYRNFVYTSFQETATNISHRRVGTLAKQSGNGKLAKMCGVIAADEARHAKAYKHFVTKILEIDPSEMILAFEDMMRKKIVMPAHMMRQSGQKAGELWGHFSDAAQRCMVYTGQDYINILKDLLDEWKIEHVKGLNEKAEKAQEYLMKLPGRLQKITDRISTPDLQFEFKWVKS from the coding sequence ATGTATCAAAAGCTTGTCAGAAAAGAAGTAATGGGGATTCTGGAAAAGGAAGTTGGTTCTTTCCTGGATAAATTTTTAACGCCGATCGAAAAGATCTGGCAGCCTTCAGACTATCTTCCTGATCCTTCAAGCCCAGATTTTAAATACGATTTGGAAGAGATCCAGACTTTCGCCCGCGAGATGCCTTATGATCTTTTCGTCACATTAATCGGAGACTGTATCACTGAGGAAGCTCTGCCGTCTTACGAATCATGGTTAATGGGAGTAGACGGAATAGATCAGGAAAAAAATGAAATAGGATGGGCCAACTGGATAAGAGCATGGACCGGTGAAGAAAACCGGCACGGTGACCTTTTGAGCAAGTATCTGTATCTGTGCGGAAGGGTGAATATGAGAGAACTTGAAGTTACGACCCAGTATCTGATTAATGACGGTTTTGATCTTGGAACAAGCATGGATCCGTACCGAAATTTTGTTTATACAAGTTTCCAGGAAACAGCCACCAATATTTCTCACAGAAGAGTAGGAACATTAGCAAAGCAGTCCGGAAACGGAAAATTAGCGAAAATGTGCGGTGTGATTGCGGCTGACGAGGCAAGACACGCAAAAGCTTATAAGCATTTCGTAACTAAGATTTTAGAAATAGATCCATCGGAAATGATCCTGGCATTCGAAGATATGATGCGTAAGAAGATCGTTATGCCGGCGCATATGATGAGACAGTCCGGACAGAAAGCCGGTGAACTGTGGGGACATTTTTCAGACGCTGCACAGAGATGTATGGTGTATACCGGTCAGGATTATATCAATATTCTGAAAGATCTTCTTGACGAATGGAAAATCGAACATGTAAAAGGGCTTAATGAAAAAGCAGAAAAAGCTCAGGAATACCTGATGAAATTACCGGGAAGACTGCAGAAGATTACCGACAGGATTTCGACACCTGATTTACAGTTTGAGTTCAAATGGGTAAAAAGCTAG
- a CDS encoding class I SAM-dependent methyltransferase, with the protein MKQVTKFLLNKIPRPWLIKMSIWARPLIYQFFKGDQFYDPIDGRSYRKFLPYGYGKQRENALSPGTLSLERHRQMWLYLQNETDFFIKNHKVLHIAPEQEFLKKFKRMSNLNYVSADLFSPIVDVKADILDLPFPDESFDIVFCNHVLEHIEDDAKAMSELYRVMRPGGWGILQVPMRNSHEKTYEDFTIKDPKERQKHFGQYDHVRWYGMDYFDRLRKAGFEAEANLYSQQFSEEEIEKYGLRKNEILPLVFKK; encoded by the coding sequence ATGAAACAGGTAACGAAGTTTTTATTAAATAAAATTCCGCGTCCATGGCTTATCAAAATGAGTATCTGGGCGAGACCTCTGATTTATCAGTTTTTTAAAGGCGATCAGTTTTATGATCCTATCGATGGGAGATCTTACCGCAAATTTCTTCCCTACGGATATGGAAAACAGCGTGAAAATGCACTGTCTCCGGGAACTTTAAGCCTGGAACGGCATCGCCAGATGTGGCTCTATCTTCAGAACGAAACCGATTTTTTTATTAAAAACCATAAAGTGCTTCATATCGCACCCGAGCAGGAGTTTTTGAAGAAATTCAAGAGAATGAGCAATCTGAATTATGTTTCTGCAGATCTGTTTTCGCCCATTGTAGATGTAAAGGCAGACATTCTGGATCTTCCTTTTCCGGATGAAAGCTTTGATATTGTATTCTGTAACCATGTGCTGGAACACATTGAAGATGATGCTAAAGCAATGAGTGAGCTTTACCGGGTAATGCGGCCAGGAGGGTGGGGAATACTTCAGGTGCCGATGAGAAATTCTCATGAAAAAACCTATGAAGACTTTACCATTAAAGATCCTAAAGAACGTCAGAAACATTTTGGTCAGTATGATCATGTCCGGTGGTACGGAATGGATTATTTTGACCGTTTGAGAAAAGCAGGCTTTGAAGCTGAAGCCAACTTATATTCTCAGCAGTTTTCAGAAGAAGAAATTGAAAAATACGGGTTAAGAAAAAATGAAATCTTACCTCTGGTTTTCAAAAAATAA
- a CDS encoding leucine-rich repeat domain-containing protein, with translation MKKLFVIISLLSLAEVNAQIDPVKYPTYTNIDEALQSGKTVYSMSFREKGLFNIPPRIKELSSIFFLNIMANKLEKMDAEIFMLKELEILNANENSIKFIPDEIGELTKLTTLSINLNSLTDINPNLAKLQNLKSIHLDANSLNVFPEALLRIPSLEEINLQGNQISFIAEDLYKIRNLKSLNLSSNQINDLGNLAFPKNIKYLELQQNAIVKLPDHLFRSAKLEFLNVSDNRIKEISPRVKGLKSVVSMNLAHNDLKDLPVEFKYLTNLKTLILIGNPMTENTIAKLKGLMPQTQIYF, from the coding sequence ATGAAAAAACTTTTTGTTATTATTTCCCTGCTTTCTCTTGCTGAGGTCAATGCACAGATTGATCCGGTAAAATATCCTACGTATACCAATATCGATGAAGCCTTACAAAGCGGAAAAACGGTTTACAGCATGAGTTTCAGAGAAAAAGGACTGTTTAATATTCCTCCCCGGATCAAAGAGCTTTCTTCTATATTTTTTCTGAATATCATGGCCAATAAATTAGAGAAGATGGATGCTGAGATATTTATGCTGAAAGAGCTTGAGATTTTAAATGCCAATGAAAACAGCATCAAATTTATCCCCGACGAAATAGGGGAACTGACAAAGCTGACAACACTTTCGATCAACCTGAACAGCCTGACGGATATCAATCCTAATCTTGCGAAACTTCAAAACTTAAAATCAATTCACCTGGACGCCAACAGCCTGAATGTTTTTCCCGAAGCTTTACTCAGAATTCCTTCTCTGGAAGAGATTAACTTACAGGGAAACCAGATCAGTTTTATTGCCGAAGATCTCTATAAAATTCGAAACTTAAAATCATTAAACCTTTCTTCTAACCAGATTAACGATCTTGGAAACCTTGCCTTTCCCAAAAATATTAAATACCTCGAGCTTCAGCAGAATGCCATTGTAAAACTTCCTGACCATTTATTCCGCTCGGCAAAGCTGGAATTTTTAAATGTAAGCGATAATCGGATCAAAGAAATCTCACCCCGTGTAAAAGGGCTAAAGTCTGTGGTCAGCATGAATCTGGCTCATAATGATCTCAAAGATCTTCCGGTGGAATTCAAATATCTGACAAATCTGAAAACACTGATTCTCATAGGCAATCCAATGACTGAAAACACAATTGCTAAACTGAAAGGCCTGATGCCCCAGACACAGATCTATTTCTAG